A window from Rhizosphaericola mali encodes these proteins:
- a CDS encoding TonB-dependent siderophore receptor — protein sequence MKFLFAFIATIFICTFISTAQAQDSLIIHGIVYDENGNGLPFTTINLDNQHQSIVSDSLGNFNFRTSIGMHLLKFICVGYNEFSERYNFKKNEENHLEITLDPNISKMQDVEVIGRKEKSYRSSSSFVGTKTSTPIKLVPQSISYVTKETLDDQLAFKTSDAIKNISGVNQFSYNNNDFVLRGFRASNTLINGLRISTRGWSQNLLPYVERVEVIKGPASALFANTDPGGTINTVTKKPLDNARKSISFVTGSYNTYRMTTDFTGPMNQNKTLLYRLNLAYQNTQSFRVLQDAEAFVIAPSFSFVPNEKTRVNFDLVYQYNKGRLDRGQPIFGASGGTDLYSTPVSFAIGRKNDFQNELNLFSTISLQHQLSKNISFNASYLKSMYQEDLLEHRTNNKYAVDSLGNEIPTLMGMSTIRRQRKNYVDNLTAYFNFNFETGPFEHNILVGYDHIQEVFPLGNSTYNASGFLSADGKSTISSFNPKKPELYQYKNGIPVPNVPYFDLQNPDYSISEISRYINVSAMETPSKYFVNGVYLQEQLRWGNLRALIGFRQEFYTDVENYTKKAEKNIQQKAFIPRFGLVYTPIEPVSFYATYTQGYQPQTASIIGDTATYGGPFDPLRSKMIEGGAKMAFFNNKLSVTVAAYRIEQNNILVNGNIPDKPDGLRQIGQQVAKGFELETYGSINRNLNITANFSYNIAKVTKSDNEEEVGTIMPNAPKSQGNIWAKYNVSKGYFNGLGIGLGANYATKRNTNSAILVLPSYWIGNAALYYQIDKFKIQANFNNILNKTYWVGGFDFNRLFPGMPRNYMISIGYTF from the coding sequence ATGAAATTTTTATTTGCTTTTATAGCAACCATTTTTATTTGTACGTTTATCTCTACTGCACAAGCCCAAGACTCTTTAATTATCCATGGAATAGTATATGATGAAAATGGTAATGGTCTACCATTTACAACAATCAATTTGGATAATCAGCATCAGAGTATAGTATCAGATTCTCTTGGAAATTTTAATTTTAGGACTTCCATAGGTATGCATTTATTAAAATTTATTTGTGTTGGATATAATGAATTTAGCGAACGATACAATTTTAAAAAAAATGAAGAAAATCACTTAGAAATCACATTGGATCCCAATATCTCTAAAATGCAAGATGTTGAGGTTATTGGAAGAAAAGAAAAAAGTTATCGAAGCTCTTCTTCATTTGTCGGTACAAAAACATCTACACCTATTAAGTTAGTGCCACAATCTATTAGTTATGTAACAAAAGAAACATTAGACGATCAATTAGCATTTAAGACAAGTGATGCCATAAAAAACATTAGTGGCGTGAACCAATTTTCCTATAACAATAACGATTTTGTGTTACGTGGATTTAGAGCAAGTAATACATTGATTAATGGATTACGCATATCTACTAGAGGTTGGTCTCAAAATTTACTTCCATATGTGGAAAGAGTGGAAGTTATAAAGGGACCAGCATCGGCATTATTTGCTAATACAGATCCTGGAGGAACAATAAATACAGTTACTAAAAAACCATTGGATAATGCTCGTAAATCAATTTCTTTTGTTACCGGAAGTTATAATACTTATAGGATGACTACAGATTTTACAGGGCCAATGAATCAAAATAAAACATTATTATATAGATTAAATTTAGCTTATCAAAATACTCAATCATTTCGTGTATTACAAGATGCAGAAGCGTTTGTAATCGCACCATCTTTTTCTTTTGTCCCCAATGAAAAGACAAGAGTTAATTTTGACTTAGTGTATCAATACAATAAAGGTCGACTGGACCGAGGTCAACCTATTTTTGGTGCATCGGGAGGTACGGATTTATACTCCACACCGGTTTCTTTTGCAATAGGCAGAAAAAATGATTTTCAAAATGAGCTAAATTTATTTTCAACAATTTCTTTGCAACACCAGTTATCCAAAAATATATCTTTTAATGCCTCTTATTTGAAATCAATGTATCAAGAAGATTTGCTTGAACATCGTACAAATAATAAATATGCTGTGGATTCTTTGGGAAATGAAATTCCAACTTTAATGGGGATGTCTACCATAAGAAGACAAAGGAAAAATTATGTTGATAATCTTACTGCATATTTTAATTTTAATTTTGAAACTGGTCCTTTTGAACATAATATTTTGGTTGGATATGATCATATTCAAGAGGTTTTTCCTTTGGGTAATTCGACTTATAATGCAAGTGGGTTCTTGAGTGCAGATGGGAAGTCTACAATAAGTTCTTTTAATCCAAAAAAGCCCGAACTATATCAGTATAAAAATGGTATTCCTGTTCCTAATGTACCCTATTTTGATTTGCAAAATCCAGATTATTCAATTTCCGAAATTTCTAGATACATCAATGTCTCAGCTATGGAAACGCCATCTAAATATTTTGTAAATGGCGTTTATTTACAAGAACAATTAAGATGGGGCAATCTGCGTGCATTGATTGGATTTAGGCAAGAGTTTTATACAGATGTAGAAAATTATACTAAAAAAGCGGAAAAAAATATTCAACAAAAAGCATTTATTCCAAGATTTGGTTTAGTTTATACTCCGATTGAACCAGTTAGTTTTTATGCGACTTATACCCAAGGTTATCAACCACAAACTGCAAGTATAATAGGGGATACTGCTACTTATGGAGGACCGTTTGATCCGTTGAGAAGCAAAATGATTGAAGGAGGTGCAAAAATGGCATTTTTTAATAATAAACTTTCTGTTACTGTGGCGGCTTATAGGATTGAACAAAATAATATTTTGGTAAATGGCAATATTCCCGACAAGCCAGATGGACTAAGGCAAATAGGACAGCAAGTTGCTAAAGGTTTTGAATTAGAAACATACGGAAGTATTAATAGAAATCTGAACATTACTGCGAACTTTTCCTACAATATTGCAAAAGTAACGAAGAGTGACAACGAAGAAGAAGTAGGGACCATTATGCCAAATGCGCCGAAGAGTCAAGGAAATATTTGGGCAAAATATAATGTTTCAAAGGGTTATTTCAATGGTTTAGGTATTGGGTTAGGGGCAAACTATGCAACTAAAAGAAATACGAATAGTGCGATTTTAGTTTTACCTTCTTATTGGATTGGTAATGCTGCATTGTATTACCAAATTGACAAATTCAAAATCCAAGCCAACTTTAATAATATTCTAAATAAAACATATTGGGTTGGAGGATTTGATTTTAATAGATTATTCCCAGGTATGCCTAGAAATTATATGATCTCTATTGGCTACACATTTTAA
- a CDS encoding NADP-dependent isocitrate dehydrogenase translates to MSKIIYTKTDEAPLLATYSFLPIVKAFAGTAGIDVELKDISLAGRILAHFPTYLNDDQKVADILSELGEWTLQPDANIIKLPNISASVPQLKGAIAELQAHGYAVPNFPEDPQTDEEKAIKAAYSKVLGSAVNPVLREGNSDRRAPKAVKNYAKAHPHKMGAWSKDSKTKVASMTDGDFFGSEKSLTIENAGKFKIEFVAKDGTTTLMKDFAPLKAGEVIDSSTMSISKLKAFVATQIEVAKAEGVLLSAHLKATMMKVSDPIMFGAIVEVYFKDVFTKYADLFKKLGVNTKNGLGDVYAKIAGQPEEAEVKAAIDAEIAAGPDLAMVNSDKGITNLHVPSDVIIDASMPAMIRIGGKMWDKTGAERDTLALIPDRSYAGIYEAAIDDCKANGALDPSTMGSVPNVGLMAQKAEEYGSHDKTFQAPTEGTFKVSDESGNVLFEQPVEKEDIFRMCQAKDAPIKDWIKLAVTRARLSNTPAIFWLDKNRAHDAEIIKKVEKYLPEFDTTGLDISILAPTEASKKSFERIRQGLDTISVTGNVLRDYLTDLFPILEVGTSAKMLSIVPLMAGGGLFETGAGGSAPKHVQQFLEEGYLRWDSLGEFLALGASFEHLGQTQNNPKALILAETIDAATETFLQNDKSPARKVGQIDNRGSHFFLTLYWAQELAKQTKDADLKATFEPIAKALTDGEVKINEELIGAQGKPQDVGGYYQPDDAKAEKAMRPSTTLNSVIDAI, encoded by the coding sequence ATGTCAAAGATTATTTATACAAAAACTGATGAAGCGCCCTTATTAGCGACGTACTCTTTCTTGCCCATTGTAAAAGCATTTGCTGGCACTGCAGGTATCGATGTTGAATTAAAAGATATCTCTCTTGCCGGAAGAATTTTGGCTCATTTTCCTACTTATCTAAATGACGACCAAAAAGTCGCAGACATCTTATCCGAATTAGGAGAATGGACTTTGCAACCTGATGCGAACATCATCAAATTGCCCAACATTTCTGCGTCTGTACCTCAACTAAAAGGTGCGATTGCCGAATTGCAAGCACATGGTTACGCAGTCCCTAATTTCCCGGAAGATCCACAAACGGACGAAGAAAAAGCAATCAAAGCTGCTTATTCCAAAGTTTTGGGTTCTGCCGTAAATCCAGTTTTACGTGAAGGAAATTCTGATCGTCGTGCACCAAAAGCTGTTAAAAATTACGCTAAAGCACATCCACATAAAATGGGAGCATGGTCAAAAGATAGCAAAACAAAAGTTGCATCTATGACGGATGGTGATTTTTTCGGTTCTGAAAAATCTTTGACAATTGAAAATGCGGGCAAATTCAAAATCGAATTTGTGGCTAAAGATGGCACAACTACTTTAATGAAAGATTTCGCTCCATTGAAGGCGGGCGAAGTGATTGATAGCTCTACTATGAGCATTTCCAAATTGAAAGCATTTGTCGCTACGCAAATAGAAGTGGCAAAAGCGGAAGGTGTTTTGTTATCTGCACATTTGAAAGCGACCATGATGAAAGTTTCCGATCCTATCATGTTCGGCGCGATCGTAGAAGTCTATTTTAAAGATGTATTTACAAAATATGCAGATTTATTTAAAAAACTTGGCGTCAATACCAAAAATGGTTTGGGTGACGTATATGCAAAAATAGCAGGTCAACCAGAAGAAGCAGAAGTAAAAGCTGCTATCGATGCTGAAATAGCTGCGGGTCCTGATTTGGCAATGGTTAATTCAGATAAAGGAATAACTAATTTACACGTTCCATCTGACGTGATCATTGATGCGTCTATGCCAGCAATGATTCGTATCGGCGGTAAAATGTGGGACAAAACAGGTGCAGAACGTGATACTTTAGCTTTGATTCCTGATCGTTCTTACGCTGGTATTTACGAAGCTGCAATTGATGATTGTAAAGCAAATGGCGCTTTGGATCCAAGCACTATGGGCTCTGTACCAAACGTAGGTTTGATGGCGCAAAAAGCCGAAGAATACGGTTCGCATGACAAAACTTTCCAAGCTCCAACAGAAGGAACTTTCAAAGTTTCTGATGAAAGCGGAAATGTTTTATTCGAACAACCAGTAGAAAAAGAGGATATTTTCAGAATGTGCCAAGCCAAAGATGCGCCAATTAAAGATTGGATAAAGTTGGCAGTAACAAGAGCACGTTTGTCTAATACACCAGCGATTTTCTGGTTGGATAAAAATCGTGCGCACGATGCGGAAATTATCAAAAAAGTAGAAAAATATTTACCTGAATTCGACACAACGGGTTTGGATATTTCTATCCTTGCACCAACCGAAGCAAGTAAAAAATCATTCGAACGTATACGTCAAGGTTTGGATACGATTTCAGTAACAGGTAACGTATTGCGTGATTATTTGACAGATTTATTCCCAATATTAGAAGTAGGAACTTCCGCTAAAATGTTGTCCATCGTTCCATTGATGGCAGGTGGCGGTTTGTTTGAAACAGGTGCGGGCGGTTCTGCTCCTAAACACGTACAACAATTTTTGGAAGAAGGTTATTTGCGTTGGGATTCTTTGGGTGAATTTTTGGCATTAGGTGCTTCTTTCGAGCATCTTGGTCAAACACAGAACAATCCTAAAGCATTGATTTTAGCGGAGACAATTGATGCGGCGACAGAAACATTTTTACAAAATGACAAATCTCCAGCACGTAAAGTTGGGCAGATCGACAACCGTGGATCTCATTTCTTCTTGACATTGTATTGGGCACAAGAATTAGCGAAACAAACCAAAGATGCAGACTTGAAAGCTACATTTGAACCAATTGCAAAAGCATTGACAGATGGAGAAGTAAAAATCAACGAAGAATTGATTGGAGCACAAGGCAAACCACAAGATGTGGGTGGTTATTATCAACCAGATGATGCAAAAGCTGAAAAAGCAATGCGTCCAAGTACTACATTAAATAGTGTGATCGACGCGATCTAA
- a CDS encoding glutathione peroxidase, whose product METLFYELSSKLSDNQDFKFEQLKGKIVLIVNIATKCGFTPQLEGLEDLYKKYKDKGLEILGFPSDQFMHQNPESDADTSSFCQLNFGVTFPIMQKCEVNGSNASPIFQYLKKVLSGTFGNKIKWNFTKFLIDQNGKPIKRFAPVTKPEKLEDYIKNLLVL is encoded by the coding sequence ATGGAAACATTGTTTTACGAACTGTCTAGCAAATTATCTGATAATCAAGATTTTAAATTTGAGCAATTGAAAGGAAAAATCGTCTTGATTGTCAATATTGCAACCAAATGTGGCTTTACACCGCAACTGGAAGGTTTGGAAGATTTGTATAAAAAATACAAGGATAAAGGTTTGGAAATATTGGGATTTCCATCTGATCAATTTATGCATCAAAATCCTGAATCGGATGCGGACACAAGCAGTTTTTGCCAATTAAATTTTGGCGTTACATTTCCAATTATGCAAAAATGTGAAGTGAATGGAAGCAACGCCTCTCCTATTTTTCAATATTTGAAAAAGGTATTATCCGGTACATTTGGCAACAAAATCAAATGGAATTTTACTAAATTTTTAATAGATCAAAATGGAAAACCTATAAAAAGATTCGCACCAGTAACCAAACCTGAAAAATTAGAAGATTACATAAAGAATTTGCTTGTATTATAA
- a CDS encoding cytochrome ubiquinol oxidase subunit I, translating to MNDFIAARSQMALSLAFHIIFSCISMVMPFFMAIAHYKYLKSGDESYKGLTKAWSKGVAILFATGAVSGTMLSFELGLLFPKFMDHAGPIFGMPFSLEGTAFFIEAIALGFFLYGWDKFNKWFHWFCGLLVGLMGVASAILVLAANAWMNAPSGFNYINGQYINIDPWKAMFNAAWFEQALHMTIAAFAATGFAVAGLHAVMILRKKNVSFHQKAFKIAAIVAVIAALLEPLSGDRSAKDVAKRQPAKLAAMEAHFHTEPYTPFVIGGIPDVKNETIHYAIKVPGVLSFLVYSDFKTPVEGLDKIPKEDWPPVPIVHYAFQTMIFFGVLMMLIAVIYISSLTWKKNWKDKNWIYKMFIYAVPIGFIAIEAGWTVTEVGRQPWIIYGIMRTKDAVTPMPGLQYSFYLFSGVFVSLGAVIIMLLKRQIKMVPKLYDTTDPNYSPKK from the coding sequence ATGAATGATTTTATAGCCGCTCGTTCACAAATGGCGCTTTCATTAGCGTTTCACATTATTTTTTCATGTATTTCTATGGTGATGCCATTTTTTATGGCAATTGCACATTATAAATATCTGAAAAGCGGTGATGAAAGTTACAAAGGGTTGACTAAAGCATGGAGCAAGGGTGTTGCCATATTATTTGCTACCGGTGCAGTTTCAGGTACGATGTTGTCATTCGAACTCGGCTTATTGTTTCCCAAATTTATGGATCACGCAGGACCTATTTTCGGTATGCCGTTTTCATTAGAAGGTACGGCGTTTTTTATTGAAGCAATTGCACTTGGTTTTTTCTTATATGGTTGGGATAAATTTAATAAATGGTTTCATTGGTTTTGTGGTTTACTAGTTGGTTTAATGGGCGTTGCGTCAGCAATATTGGTACTTGCTGCCAATGCTTGGATGAATGCACCATCAGGATTTAACTATATTAACGGCCAATATATAAATATAGATCCTTGGAAAGCGATGTTCAACGCTGCTTGGTTTGAGCAAGCACTGCACATGACAATCGCCGCTTTTGCAGCTACAGGATTTGCAGTTGCAGGTCTGCACGCAGTGATGATTTTGCGTAAAAAAAATGTTTCATTTCATCAAAAAGCATTTAAAATCGCAGCAATCGTTGCAGTAATTGCCGCATTATTAGAACCATTAAGTGGCGACCGCTCCGCAAAAGATGTCGCTAAAAGACAACCCGCGAAATTGGCAGCAATGGAAGCACATTTCCATACAGAACCTTATACGCCATTTGTCATTGGTGGTATTCCTGATGTAAAAAATGAGACTATCCATTATGCCATTAAAGTTCCTGGAGTCTTGAGTTTTCTTGTTTATTCTGATTTCAAAACGCCTGTAGAAGGTTTGGATAAAATTCCAAAAGAAGATTGGCCTCCCGTTCCCATAGTTCATTATGCTTTTCAAACGATGATTTTTTTTGGCGTATTAATGATGCTAATTGCTGTGATTTACATTTCGTCATTGACTTGGAAGAAGAATTGGAAAGATAAAAATTGGATTTATAAAATGTTTATATACGCAGTACCTATTGGATTTATCGCCATTGAAGCTGGCTGGACAGTAACGGAAGTTGGTCGGCAACCGTGGATTATTTATGGGATTATGCGAACAAAAGACGCAGTCACGCCAATGCCGGGTCTGCAATATTCATTTTATTTATTCTCTGGCGTTTTTGTTTCCTTAGGTGCGGTTATCATTATGTTGCTAAAACGACAAATAAAAATGGTACCCAAACTATACGATACTACAGATCCAAATTATTCACCGAAAAAATAA
- a CDS encoding M56 family metallopeptidase, producing the protein MNFITWQLLLKWLISFGLLFTFYMAFLQKLTFLNQRRFFLFFGTISAFVIPFLSLNILQKNSEQTAIQYLQKIPTIPQGQPVYESNSSNDHISISSLITYLVILGCIAFLVRFVLIILSLKNITKNAQLIDTFEKIRIYKLNKQSSTFSFGSKIFLGDGKLTEIEQHQILLHELSHAQHHHSIDTIWMEILIVLNWFNPFVWLLKKETRDNLEYLADKNVLKNKINKKEYQYLLLNTLLHNSNQSQISFTNNFNISSLKKRISMMNKNQTSKIHLWRIVFILPLIGILLLSFRKKEQPSDKIQIAGIVLDALTKKPVKGAIIKLDSIAAFTKTDNHGYYFLEFPRKIQNGLKYVQINISENNYQTLKSGYSYGDNMNASMIANFQLSPNTSNIGPNSSFANSPKNDYNSIHNGLIKALKTEKIIADMIKNGKIASIKDGTIYIADNAGSYLTLTPDNMEFALSHITINDTKKVTFDELNKNYKLSDFHGMSTNEDKINLVTKVK; encoded by the coding sequence ATGAACTTCATAACATGGCAACTATTGTTGAAATGGTTAATTTCCTTCGGTCTTCTTTTTACTTTTTATATGGCATTTTTACAAAAATTAACCTTTCTTAATCAAAGAAGATTTTTCTTATTTTTCGGAACCATCTCTGCTTTTGTGATACCATTTCTATCATTAAACATATTACAAAAAAATAGCGAGCAAACTGCAATTCAATATTTACAAAAGATTCCGACCATACCACAAGGTCAACCTGTGTACGAATCCAACTCATCTAATGATCATATTTCAATTTCTTCTCTCATTACTTACCTAGTAATACTAGGATGTATCGCTTTCTTAGTAAGATTTGTTTTAATAATTCTTTCCTTAAAAAATATCACTAAAAATGCGCAGTTGATTGACACATTTGAAAAAATTCGCATTTATAAACTCAATAAACAAAGTTCCACATTTTCCTTTGGAAGCAAAATCTTCCTTGGTGATGGTAAACTAACAGAAATAGAACAACACCAAATCTTGCTACATGAACTATCGCACGCACAACACCACCACAGCATAGATACCATTTGGATGGAAATTTTGATCGTACTGAATTGGTTCAATCCATTTGTATGGTTACTAAAAAAAGAAACTAGAGATAACTTGGAATATTTGGCAGATAAAAATGTATTGAAAAATAAGATCAATAAAAAAGAATATCAATACCTCTTGCTCAATACGCTATTACATAATTCTAATCAATCTCAAATTTCATTTACCAACAATTTCAATATTTCTTCACTCAAAAAACGAATCTCTATGATGAACAAAAATCAAACCTCCAAAATCCACCTTTGGCGTATTGTATTTATCCTTCCTTTAATTGGAATTCTGTTACTCTCTTTTAGAAAAAAAGAGCAGCCTTCAGATAAAATCCAAATAGCAGGAATTGTATTGGACGCATTAACTAAAAAACCGGTAAAAGGTGCCATTATCAAATTAGATAGTATTGCAGCATTTACAAAAACAGATAATCATGGATACTACTTTTTAGAATTTCCTAGAAAAATTCAAAATGGGTTAAAATACGTCCAAATAAATATTTCAGAGAACAATTATCAAACTCTAAAGTCTGGTTATAGTTATGGTGATAATATGAACGCCTCTATGATCGCTAACTTCCAATTATCCCCTAACACCTCCAATATCGGACCCAATAGTAGCTTTGCCAACTCTCCTAAAAACGACTACAACTCAATACACAATGGTTTGATTAAAGCGTTAAAAACTGAAAAAATCATAGCAGATATGATAAAAAATGGAAAAATAGCATCGATAAAAGACGGTACAATTTATATTGCTGATAATGCGGGATCCTATCTTACACTAACGCCAGACAATATGGAATTTGCACTTTCTCACATTACTATTAACGATACAAAAAAGGTCACATTTGATGAATTAAATAAAAACTACAAACTTTCTGATTTTCATGGGATGTCAACGAATGAGGATAAAATAAATCTAGTCACAAAAGTTAAATAG
- a CDS encoding YagU family protein translates to MRKKTALIFTGIAAGILSGIVKFGWEVPFPPRTPVRDANNPPQILLEKLGFSFQQAHLSYTYNSNSRPIMSFIVHFGFSIFFALLYTFLVEKWAIIKVWGGAAFGIVVFVLFHEIIMPIMGVVPAPWNQPWQEHLSEFFGHIVWFWTIEIVRRDLRNRLTHESDPT, encoded by the coding sequence GTGAGAAAGAAAACAGCTTTAATATTCACTGGAATTGCAGCGGGTATTTTATCAGGAATCGTAAAATTTGGTTGGGAAGTTCCCTTTCCGCCTAGAACTCCCGTCAGAGATGCCAACAATCCTCCACAGATTTTATTAGAAAAATTGGGGTTTTCCTTCCAGCAAGCACATTTATCCTATACATACAACAGTAATAGTCGACCAATAATGAGTTTTATAGTTCATTTTGGATTTTCTATTTTCTTTGCATTATTATATACTTTTTTAGTTGAGAAGTGGGCGATAATAAAAGTATGGGGCGGTGCCGCATTTGGTATTGTTGTATTTGTACTTTTCCATGAAATAATAATGCCAATAATGGGAGTTGTTCCAGCACCATGGAATCAACCTTGGCAAGAGCACCTTTCTGAATTTTTCGGACATATTGTTTGGTTTTGGACAATAGAAATTGTCAGAAGAGATTTAAGGAATCGATTAACACATGAATCAGATCCCACCTAA
- a CDS encoding BlaI/MecI/CopY family transcriptional regulator yields the protein MESLNQQEINIILSLYKLKEGTVKQVMETLNIDTPYTTLASVVKNLEKKKFLNAKLIGNTYLYTPSMTESKFKKDYVDGVVQGFFSNSYKELVNFFIHQKKLSANDLKEIIDNIENEK from the coding sequence ATGGAAAGTCTAAATCAACAAGAGATCAATATTATCCTTTCTCTTTATAAATTAAAAGAAGGGACGGTTAAACAAGTAATGGAAACATTAAATATCGATACGCCGTATACGACGCTAGCTTCTGTCGTAAAAAATTTAGAAAAGAAAAAATTTCTCAATGCTAAACTAATAGGCAATACTTATCTATACACACCATCCATGACAGAATCCAAATTTAAAAAAGATTATGTCGACGGTGTTGTACAAGGATTTTTCTCCAATTCATATAAAGAATTAGTAAACTTCTTTATCCATCAAAAGAAACTCTCAGCCAATGACCTAAAAGAGATAATAGACAATATTGAAAATGAAAAATAA
- a CDS encoding cytochrome d ubiquinol oxidase subunit II, whose translation MLYIVIGFLWLSICLYLLFGGADFGAGIVELLTFNKRDKIEVRQIMDSTMGPVWEANHMWLIIFVVIMFVGFPQMYSLMSTYNHIPLILMLLGIIARGTSYTFRHYDVINDNWEKLYSKIFIYASFLTPLFLGIVAGSAVSGSINTHPTNFLEGYVYSWLTPFNISVGIFTSACCAYLAAIYAIKDAAIESATQLVLIRKSKQMMLFVILSAILVFAVGMYSHLPIINWIYKSPIGTISVLLSVLCMCLVYFSLVKNKFNFIRFLAASQIGLFLVAGTEGHFPYLIYLKDGSSMSLLKDHGADKTINCLAWALLIGSCLILPFLIYLIIAFSRKKKATTH comes from the coding sequence ATGTTATATATAGTCATAGGATTTCTCTGGCTGTCCATCTGCCTTTATTTATTGTTTGGTGGAGCCGATTTTGGCGCAGGCATTGTGGAGCTACTTACGTTCAACAAACGCGATAAGATTGAAGTGCGCCAGATTATGGATAGTACGATGGGACCCGTCTGGGAAGCCAATCACATGTGGTTAATAATTTTTGTAGTTATTATGTTTGTAGGGTTTCCACAGATGTATAGTCTGATGTCTACCTATAATCACATTCCACTTATACTCATGTTGCTCGGAATTATTGCACGTGGCACTTCCTATACCTTTCGGCATTATGACGTCATCAATGATAATTGGGAAAAATTGTATTCTAAAATATTTATCTATGCAAGTTTTTTAACGCCACTTTTCTTAGGAATTGTTGCAGGCAGCGCGGTCTCTGGAAGTATTAACACGCACCCAACTAATTTTTTGGAAGGTTATGTGTATAGTTGGTTGACGCCATTCAATATTTCCGTAGGGATATTTACCTCTGCTTGTTGCGCATATCTAGCTGCTATTTATGCTATTAAAGACGCAGCAATTGAATCCGCCACGCAATTAGTATTGATAAGAAAATCAAAACAAATGATGCTATTTGTCATACTAAGTGCTATACTCGTATTTGCAGTAGGTATGTATTCACATTTACCCATTATCAATTGGATTTATAAAAGTCCCATTGGTACGATTTCGGTTTTACTATCCGTTTTGTGTATGTGTTTGGTATATTTTTCTTTAGTAAAAAACAAGTTTAATTTTATCAGATTCTTGGCTGCGTCTCAGATTGGTTTATTTCTAGTTGCCGGAACGGAAGGACATTTTCCATATCTTATTTATTTAAAAGATGGAAGTTCTATGTCTTTGCTAAAAGATCATGGTGCAGATAAGACGATAAATTGTTTAGCTTGGGCCTTATTAATCGGAAGTTGTTTAATTTTGCCATTCTTGATTTATTTAATCATAGCATTTTCAAGAAAAAAGAAAGCCACTACACACTAA
- a CDS encoding SDR family NAD(P)-dependent oxidoreductase, with translation MSSLQFKDKWVLITGASAGLGKELAIQLARDYHANLILIARREGKLSELQSFLISQYDIHVKYLVADLSVQEDLEKVYQFSISNNVYGMILNAGVTYFGEDCQLEFAQAKKIIETNINSVVYLTQKFVQYFETKKQEGALMLVSSMAAMFPAPYQSIYSGTKSFLFSYGHALSHELKNKQFSISIFAPGGMQTEMTEGDSFGGLQKWLMPVNQAAKDALAGFAKRKYTILPGWQNRIGAKFMRLLPLKFLGNQMEKVYKKSLDNSK, from the coding sequence ATGAGTTCACTGCAGTTTAAAGATAAATGGGTGCTTATTACAGGAGCATCAGCAGGTTTAGGGAAAGAATTAGCGATTCAATTGGCAAGAGATTATCATGCAAATCTAATATTAATAGCTAGGAGAGAGGGCAAATTATCTGAACTGCAATCTTTCTTAATATCCCAATACGATATTCATGTTAAATATTTGGTAGCTGATCTTTCCGTCCAAGAAGATTTGGAAAAAGTGTATCAATTTTCTATTTCCAATAATGTTTACGGAATGATTTTAAATGCAGGAGTGACTTATTTTGGAGAAGATTGCCAATTAGAATTTGCGCAAGCGAAAAAAATTATAGAGACGAACATTAATTCCGTCGTTTATTTGACACAGAAATTTGTTCAATATTTTGAAACCAAAAAGCAAGAAGGTGCATTGATGTTGGTATCTAGTATGGCTGCAATGTTTCCTGCACCTTATCAATCTATTTATTCGGGCACCAAATCCTTCTTATTTAGTTATGGTCATGCGCTTTCACATGAATTGAAAAACAAGCAATTTTCCATATCCATTTTTGCGCCAGGAGGCATGCAGACTGAAATGACAGAAGGCGATAGTTTCGGCGGTTTGCAAAAATGGTTGATGCCCGTCAATCAAGCGGCAAAGGATGCACTTGCTGGTTTTGCGAAAAGAAAATATACAATACTTCCAGGTTGGCAAAATCGAATAGGAGCAAAGTTCATGCGCTTATTACCATTAAAGTTTTTGGGTAATCAGATGGAAAAAGTGTATAAAAAATCCTTAGATAATTCCAAATAA